From the Mycobacteriales bacterium genome, the window CGAGATCACGGTCGACGAGGCGTTGGACCTCGGTGTCGACGGCATCCTGCTCAGCCCCGGGCCCGGCATCCCGGAGGACGCCGGCATCTGCGTGGACCTGGTCCGTGCCGCCGCCGGCCGGACTCCGGTGCTGGGCGTCTGCCTGGGGCATCAGGCGATCGGCGTCGCCTACGGCGCCACCGTCGACCGCGCCGAGCAGCTGCTGCACGGGAAGACCAGCCAGGTCGAGCACGACGGTGCCGGCGTGCTGCGGGGGCTGCCGAGACCGTTCACGGCCACCCGCTACCACTCCCTCGCCGTCCGCCGCGACTCCGTGCCGGACGAGCTCGACGTCACCGGCTGGACCGCCGACGGCGTCGTGATGGCGTTGCGCCACGGCGACCTGGCCGTCGAGGGCGTGCAGTTCCATCCCGAGTCGGTGCTCACCCAGGCCGGCCACCGGCTGCTGGCGAACTGGCTCGCGGTCTGCGGCCACCCGGTCGCCGACGACCGCGCGGACATGCTCGTCGAGCAGGTCGAGGTGCGGCGTCGCGCAGCAGTCGCGACCCGCTGACCCCTACGGGAACAGCGAGCTCGTCGCCGTGGGTGTCGGCGTCTCGCTCGGTGTCGGCGTCTCGCTCGGTGTCGGTGTGGGCGTCGGTGTCGGCTGCTGGTTGACCGTGATCGTGATCGTGCTGCCCTGACGGGCGAACTGGCCGCCGCCGGGGTCCTGCGCCACGACGACGTTGACCGGCTTGGTCGGGTCCTGGGTCGTGACCTGGGCGACCTCGAAGCCGGCCTGGCGCAGCTGGGTCGCCGCCGAGTCGGGATCGAGGTTGACGACGTTGGGCACCTGCACGCGGCCGGTCGAGACGATGAGGGTCACTCCGGTGCCGGCCGGGACGCGGGCACCGGGCTGCGGATCGCTGCCCAGCACCTGGCCCGGCGGTGCCGGGTCGTCCTGCTCCTTGACGTTGCCGACCTTCAGCTTGGCGCCCTGCAGCGCGGTCGTCGCGTCGTCCCGGCTGAGCCCGACCAGGGGCGGCACCGTCACGATCTCGAGGCCCTTGGACACCGTGAGGTGCACGTTGTCGCCCTTGCCGAGCAGGATCCCGGGCAACGGGCTTTGGTTGATGACCGTGTTGGCGGGAGCCGGGTCGAAGACGTAGTCGGGCTTGTCGACCGACAGGCCGCGCTGGGCCAGGAACTGCTCGGCCTGCGCGAGCGTCTTGCCGGTCACGTCAGGGGTGTTGATGTCGCTGGCGCCGCGCCCCGACACGGCGGCGCGGGCGATCAGCGCGGCGACGATGAAGACCGCGAGCGTCGCGACGCCCAGCAACGTGTAGGCCGCGACCCGCTTGCCCCGCCGCTCCTCGGGCCTGCGCAGCAGCACGGTGGTCGCCGGCGGCGCGGCCACGACGGTCGGGTCCTCGGGCGCGACCGGTCGTGCCTGCACGGGGCGCCCGGCCAGCGCGCGACCGATGTCGGCGCGCATGTCCTCGGCGGTCTGGTAGCGGTTGGCGGGGTTCTTCGCCATCGCCTTGAGGACGATGGCGTCGAGCTCCGGTGAGAGCTCGGGTTCGAGGACGCTGGGTGGGACCGGTTCCTCGCGGACATGCTGGTAGGCCACCGCGACCGGCGACTCGCCGGTGAACGGCGGCGTGCCGGTGAGCAGTTCGTAGAGCAGGCAGCCGGTGCTGTAGACGTCGCTGCGCGCGTCGACGTGGTCGCCGCGGGCCTGCTCGGGCGAGAGGTACTGCGCGGTGCCGATCACGGCGGCGGTCTGGGTCATCGTCGCGGACGACGCGGTCACGGCGCGGGCGATGCCGAAGTCCATGACTTTGATCTCGCCGCCGCGGGTGACCATGACGTTGCCCGGCTTGACGTCGCGGTGCACGATGCCGTGCCGGTGGCTGTAGTCGAGCGCCTGCAGCACGTCGGCGGTGATCTCGAGGGCCCGCTGCGGCACGAGGCGGCCTTCGGCGTTGATGACGTCGCGCAGCGTCTGGCCCTGGACGTACTCCATGACGATGTAGGGCGTGCGCTCGTCGGCACCGCCGTCGTCACCGGTGTCGTAGACCGCGACGATCGCCGGGTGGCTCAGTGATGCGGCGGCCTGTGCCTCGCGCCGGAAGCGGGCGTGGAACGCCGGGTCGCGCGAGAGGTTGGTGCGCAGGAACTTCACGGCGACGTCGCGGCCGAGCCGGGTGTCGTAGCCGCGGTGCACCTCGGCCATGCCGCCCTCGCCGATGAGATCACCGACGTCGTAGCGGCCGCCCAGCTGCTGGGTGTCAGTCATGGCCCTTCTTCGGTCCGCTTCCGTGACCGTTGTCGTGCCCGGCACCGTTACGAGCCGGTGCGGGCGGCGGCGCGGTGGCCACGGTGAGCGTGACCAGGGTGCGCTCCCGCACCTGCCCTGCCGGAGCCACGTCGAGCACGCTACCCGCTGGTGCGGCCGATGGCTGTGGTTGCTCGGCGACCTGCAGGCCGAGCCGCGTCAGGGCTGCCTTCACCTGGTCGGCCGGCTTCCCGACGTAGGCCGTCTTGTCGACGGTGACGAGCAGCGGTCCGGAGGCGAGCACGAGCGTCACCGTGCTGCCCTTGTCGACTGTGGTGTGCGGGGCCGGCTGTTGCCAGATCACGACCCCGGCCGGGTGGCCCGCGTCGTGCTGGGTCTTGGTGGTGACGTGCATGCCTGCGGCGGTCAGCGCGGAGCGGGCCTTGGCGACGGGGATGTTGGTGACGTCGGGGAGTTCTGCGCGCGCCGGGGTGAGCAGCCACAGCAGCAGACCGCCGATCAGCACGACCACCGCGCCGGCGGCGATCATCCGGTTGCGCACCCGGCGCTGCCCGGGTGCGTGCCGTGGTTCGGGTGGTGCTGGTGCTGGTGCGGGTGCGGGCGTGGTCTGCGTGGTGGCGGGTGCGGCGCGGCGTACGACGGTCGTGGCAGTGCCGGACGGGTCGCTGGCGAGCGCCATCGCGGTGCGGCCGAACTCGCCGGCGCTGGCAGGTCGCGCCGCCGGGTCCTTGTGCATCGCGTGCGCCACCAGGTCGCGGACCGGACCCGGCACGTCGTCGGGCAGCGGCGGGGGTTCGGTGCGGACGTGCGCGAGCGCGACGCTCACCGGGGCCTCCCCTGCGAACGGCCTGCGCCCGGCAAGCGCCTCGTAGGTGACCACGCCGAGCGCGTAGATGTCGCTGGCAGGGGTGGCGCTGCGCCCCTCGGCCTGCTCGGGCGAGAGGTAGTGAGCCGTGCCGATCACGTCGCCGGTGCGGGTCAGGCCGCCGGCGCCCTGGGCCCGGGCGATGCCGAAGT encodes:
- the pknB gene encoding Stk1 family PASTA domain-containing Ser/Thr kinase, whose amino-acid sequence is MTDTQQLGGRYDVGDLIGEGGMAEVHRGYDTRLGRDVAVKFLRTNLSRDPAFHARFRREAQAAASLSHPAIVAVYDTGDDGGADERTPYIVMEYVQGQTLRDVINAEGRLVPQRALEITADVLQALDYSHRHGIVHRDVKPGNVMVTRGGEIKVMDFGIARAVTASSATMTQTAAVIGTAQYLSPEQARGDHVDARSDVYSTGCLLYELLTGTPPFTGESPVAVAYQHVREEPVPPSVLEPELSPELDAIVLKAMAKNPANRYQTAEDMRADIGRALAGRPVQARPVAPEDPTVVAAPPATTVLLRRPEERRGKRVAAYTLLGVATLAVFIVAALIARAAVSGRGASDINTPDVTGKTLAQAEQFLAQRGLSVDKPDYVFDPAPANTVINQSPLPGILLGKGDNVHLTVSKGLEIVTVPPLVGLSRDDATTALQGAKLKVGNVKEQDDPAPPGQVLGSDPQPGARVPAGTGVTLIVSTGRVQVPNVVNLDPDSAATQLRQAGFEVAQVTTQDPTKPVNVVVAQDPGGGQFARQGSTITITVNQQPTPTPTPTPSETPTPSETPTPTATSSLFP
- a CDS encoding aminodeoxychorismate/anthranilate synthase component II yields the protein MAPARILVIDNYDSFVFNLVHYLGQLGADCVVRRNDEITVDEALDLGVDGILLSPGPGIPEDAGICVDLVRAAAGRTPVLGVCLGHQAIGVAYGATVDRAEQLLHGKTSQVEHDGAGVLRGLPRPFTATRYHSLAVRRDSVPDELDVTGWTADGVVMALRHGDLAVEGVQFHPESVLTQAGHRLLANWLAVCGHPVADDRADMLVEQVEVRRRAAVATR
- a CDS encoding protein kinase, whose product is MTAAVGTRLAGRYVLEERIAGGGMGEVWRARDEVLERTVAVKLLRREHADDADFIGRFREEARHAASLTHPGIASVYDYGEQPGDDEPGGTPYLVMEYVDGETLSSLLSRAGGALGASQALDIVGQAAFALQAAHDAGIVHRDVKPGNLMVRRDGLVKVTDFGIARAQGAGGLTRTGDVIGTAHYLSPEQAEGRSATPASDIYALGVVTYEALAGRRPFAGEAPVSVALAHVRTEPPPLPDDVPGPVRDLVAHAMHKDPAARPASAGEFGRTAMALASDPSGTATTVVRRAAPATTQTTPAPAPAPAPPEPRHAPGQRRVRNRMIAAGAVVVLIGGLLLWLLTPARAELPDVTNIPVAKARSALTAAGMHVTTKTQHDAGHPAGVVIWQQPAPHTTVDKGSTVTLVLASGPLLVTVDKTAYVGKPADQVKAALTRLGLQVAEQPQPSAAPAGSVLDVAPAGQVRERTLVTLTVATAPPPAPARNGAGHDNGHGSGPKKGHD